In Pseudomonas fluorescens, the following are encoded in one genomic region:
- a CDS encoding TonB-dependent receptor yields MSRVTLTRRSCALHLSVLVLAFGLTGFAAPTVRADTLSGIELSGGQQRHYAIPAGSLVSALNRFAEQAGVFLAGHNDLATGKRSPGLSGDYSEPQALHQLLQGTGLQAQAQGHGGYVLRAASAATGTLELGATNISGQAPGPISEDSHAYTIGSTSTATGLPLSLRETPQSVTVITRQLLDDQGSTSIADALRRVPGISVQNYDSERWEFSSRGLPITNFQYDGVNTDYDGVYDYGTTSTDMAIFDRVEIIKGATGLMTGSGDPSATVNLIRKRPTQAFQAAVSTAVGSWDSYRSEADIAGPLIESGHLRGRFVGVYQDRSAYVDHYQNTKDIAYGILEADLTPNTLLTFGIDQQNTRSRGASWTGFPMYNSDGSRTDFSRSFNPATDWSRRDFNNQTLFASVNQQLNNEWVLKVSYDRKHRKHDTFLASASGGNPDPVTGGGMFMYMGKFEGDQVQDNIDINLTGPFALFGREHELIAGFMSMNTRQDIPVYGSVYPPLNGSIFDWHGEFAKPDIPRVGDNDIEQRQTGVYLATRLKTSDDLALILGTRISDFKGHDDLDYSAPDTADIRDSYRQTGVVTPYAGLIYDLDDTYSLYSSYTSIYQPQMSKDANRQLLDPVQGNSYEAGIKADYYGGRLNARFALYRIEQDNIAEYVSGVDAESVYRAVQGATTKGFEIELTGEVSEGWNLSAGYTYNHTRDAQGDYVYGSILQTTTPEQLVRLFSTYRLPGRWSPLTLGGGVNWQSEFFGNVFQPNPADTVNFGQNSTITQRSYALVDVMARYRFNEHLSTTLNVKNLFDKTYYTGLGNFGTGFYGEPRSLQLTTRWQF; encoded by the coding sequence ATGTCGCGCGTCACCCTTACTCGCCGCTCCTGCGCTTTGCACCTGTCGGTGCTGGTCTTGGCGTTCGGCTTGACGGGTTTTGCAGCGCCAACAGTCCGAGCCGACACCCTCTCGGGCATTGAACTATCCGGCGGGCAACAACGTCATTACGCGATCCCTGCCGGCTCCCTGGTCAGCGCCCTCAACCGTTTTGCCGAGCAAGCAGGCGTGTTTCTCGCCGGGCACAACGACCTGGCAACTGGCAAACGCAGCCCTGGCCTGAGCGGCGACTACAGCGAGCCGCAAGCGTTGCATCAATTGCTGCAAGGCACTGGCCTGCAAGCGCAAGCCCAGGGTCACGGCGGTTATGTGCTGCGCGCCGCGTCCGCCGCAACAGGCACGCTGGAACTGGGCGCCACGAACATTTCCGGACAAGCGCCGGGGCCAATCAGCGAAGATTCACATGCCTACACCATTGGTTCGACCTCTACGGCCACCGGTCTGCCCCTGTCCCTGCGCGAAACACCGCAATCGGTCACGGTCATCACCCGTCAACTCCTGGACGACCAGGGTTCCACCAGCATCGCCGACGCCTTGCGCCGCGTACCCGGCATCAGCGTGCAAAACTACGACAGCGAGCGCTGGGAGTTCTCCAGCCGCGGCCTGCCGATCACCAATTTCCAGTACGACGGCGTCAACACTGACTACGACGGTGTCTACGATTACGGCACCACCAGCACTGACATGGCGATCTTCGACCGCGTCGAAATCATCAAGGGCGCAACCGGCCTGATGACCGGTTCGGGGGATCCGTCGGCGACGGTCAACCTGATCAGGAAACGCCCGACCCAGGCATTCCAGGCCGCGGTCAGCACTGCCGTCGGCTCCTGGGACAGCTACCGCAGCGAAGCGGATATCGCTGGCCCGCTGATCGAAAGCGGTCACTTGCGTGGACGCTTTGTCGGGGTTTACCAGGACCGCAGCGCCTATGTCGACCACTACCAGAACACCAAGGACATCGCCTACGGCATTCTCGAAGCCGACCTGACACCGAACACACTGCTGACATTCGGCATCGACCAACAGAACACCCGCTCCCGTGGCGCCAGCTGGACCGGTTTCCCGATGTACAACAGCGACGGCTCACGCACCGACTTCTCGCGCTCGTTCAACCCAGCCACGGACTGGAGCCGCCGCGACTTCAACAACCAGACACTCTTCGCCTCGGTGAATCAGCAACTGAACAACGAATGGGTCCTCAAGGTGAGTTACGACCGCAAGCACCGCAAGCACGACACCTTCCTTGCCTCCGCCAGCGGCGGCAATCCGGACCCGGTCACCGGGGGCGGCATGTTCATGTACATGGGCAAGTTCGAAGGCGATCAGGTCCAGGACAATATCGACATCAACCTGACCGGCCCTTTCGCCCTGTTCGGCCGCGAGCATGAATTGATCGCAGGCTTCATGTCGATGAACACCCGCCAGGACATCCCGGTCTACGGCTCGGTTTATCCGCCCTTGAATGGCAGCATTTTCGACTGGCACGGCGAGTTTGCGAAACCGGACATTCCACGGGTGGGTGACAACGATATCGAGCAGCGCCAGACCGGCGTCTACCTGGCTACCCGACTCAAAACCAGCGACGACCTGGCGCTGATCCTCGGCACGCGGATCAGTGATTTCAAGGGTCATGATGATCTGGACTACAGCGCTCCGGACACCGCCGACATCCGCGACAGCTATCGCCAGACCGGCGTGGTCACGCCCTACGCCGGGCTGATCTACGACCTCGACGACACCTACTCGCTGTACAGCAGCTACACCAGCATCTATCAGCCGCAAATGAGCAAGGACGCCAATCGGCAATTGCTCGACCCGGTGCAAGGCAACAGCTACGAGGCGGGGATCAAGGCCGATTATTACGGCGGTCGCCTGAATGCCAGGTTCGCGCTCTATCGCATCGAACAGGACAACATCGCCGAATACGTCAGCGGCGTCGACGCCGAGTCGGTGTACCGTGCGGTGCAGGGCGCGACCACCAAGGGCTTTGAAATCGAACTGACGGGGGAAGTGAGCGAAGGCTGGAATCTGTCGGCCGGCTATACCTACAACCATACCCGCGATGCCCAAGGCGATTATGTCTACGGTTCGATCCTGCAAACCACGACACCGGAACAACTGGTGCGATTGTTCAGCACTTATCGGTTGCCGGGGCGATGGAGCCCCCTCACGCTCGGCGGCGGCGTGAACTGGCAGAGCGAGTTCTTTGGCAACGTGTTCCAGCCCAACCCCGCCGACACCGTCAATTTCGGCCAGAACTCGACCATCACCCAGCGCAGCTATGCGTTGGTGGACGTTATGGCGCGCTATCGCTTCAACGAGCACCTGAGCACTACGTTGAACGTGAAGAACCTCTTCGACAAAACCTACTACACCGGGCTGGGCAACTTTGGCACCGGCTTCTACGGCGAGCCTCGCTCCCTGCAACTGACCACCCGCTGGCAATTTTGA
- a CDS encoding FecR domain-containing protein, with product MNRIATNAISHGSLEQAAQWYVQLNDEQVGEQERQHWQAWLAQSGEHQAAWQYVERVGQRFAALQDDHQQAAGQVLRNAGRMPISRRRTAKSLLILASGGLLGWSTWRETALPLTLARWTADLSTGTGETREARLSDGSQIWLNALSAINVRFDATQRLLLLQAGEVLIDTAKDHVRPLLVQTNEGRMRALGTRFSVRQDDRQTLLNVYEDAVEVRTAHGLVQVVEAGRQLSFSEHHLPAPTAATPSREAWRRGLLLADNLPLGQLLEELSRYRPGHLGCDPAVAGLPVMGSFPLKDTDQALRLLEAALPIRLEKPLDWWVNVAAKA from the coding sequence ATGAACCGGATCGCCACCAACGCCATCAGCCATGGAAGCCTTGAGCAAGCGGCGCAGTGGTATGTGCAACTCAATGATGAGCAGGTCGGCGAGCAGGAACGTCAACACTGGCAGGCCTGGCTGGCGCAAAGCGGCGAACATCAGGCGGCCTGGCAGTATGTCGAACGGGTCGGCCAGCGCTTTGCCGCGTTGCAGGACGATCATCAGCAAGCGGCCGGCCAGGTGTTGCGCAACGCCGGGCGCATGCCAATCAGTCGTCGCCGGACCGCCAAGAGTCTGCTGATCCTGGCGTCGGGTGGTTTGTTGGGGTGGAGTACCTGGAGGGAAACCGCCCTGCCGCTCACACTGGCGCGCTGGACCGCCGACCTCTCCACCGGCACCGGCGAAACCCGCGAAGCCCGCCTCAGTGATGGCAGCCAGATCTGGCTCAACGCGTTGAGCGCAATCAACGTGCGTTTCGACGCCACGCAACGCCTGCTGCTGTTGCAGGCCGGGGAAGTGTTGATCGACACCGCCAAGGACCACGTTCGTCCGTTGCTGGTGCAAACCAACGAGGGCCGGATGCGCGCACTGGGTACGCGTTTCAGCGTACGTCAGGACGACCGGCAAACGCTGCTGAATGTCTACGAAGACGCCGTCGAAGTCCGCACCGCCCATGGGTTGGTGCAGGTGGTCGAGGCTGGACGACAACTGTCGTTCAGCGAACACCACCTCCCTGCCCCGACTGCTGCCACGCCAAGCCGTGAAGCCTGGCGCCGTGGACTGTTGCTGGCAGACAACCTGCCGCTGGGCCAGTTGCTCGAGGAATTAAGCCGTTATCGCCCCGGACATCTGGGCTGCGACCCGGCCGTTGCCGGGTTACCGGTCATGGGTTCGTTCCCGCTCAAAGATACTGACCAGGCCTTGCGCCTGCTGGAAGCGGCGTTGCCGATCCGGCTGGAAAAGCCGCTGGACTGGTGGGTCAATGTTGCCGCGAAAGCGTGA
- a CDS encoding sigma-70 family RNA polymerase sigma factor yields the protein MTVADTSCVQNLYISHHRWLHELLRRRLNNAFDAADLAHDTFIRALKRPQVFDGETHERSYLATIARGLCIDHWRRRQLEQAWLDTLAAQPQVVQHSPEQRAIIVETLYEVDAMLQRLPQRVREAFILAQLHGLPYRVIAEEIGVCERMVKKYLAQALMHCAILEAELDGLLIQ from the coding sequence ATGACGGTTGCCGACACCTCCTGCGTCCAGAACCTCTACATCAGCCATCACCGCTGGTTGCACGAGCTGCTGCGTCGACGCCTGAACAATGCGTTCGATGCCGCCGACCTGGCCCACGACACCTTCATCCGCGCGCTCAAGCGCCCACAGGTATTCGACGGCGAAACCCACGAACGGTCTTACCTGGCGACCATCGCCCGGGGCTTGTGCATCGATCACTGGCGGCGGCGACAGCTCGAACAGGCGTGGCTCGACACGTTGGCCGCGCAACCCCAGGTGGTCCAGCACTCGCCGGAGCAGCGCGCGATCATCGTTGAGACGCTGTATGAAGTGGACGCCATGCTGCAACGCTTGCCCCAACGCGTGCGCGAGGCGTTCATTCTGGCGCAGCTGCACGGCCTGCCTTACCGCGTCATTGCCGAGGAAATCGGCGTGTGCGAGCGCATGGTGAAAAAGTACCTGGCCCAGGCCTTGATGCATTGCGCGATCCTTGAGGCCGAACTCGACGGCCTGTTGATTCAATGA
- a CDS encoding transmembrane sensor/regulator PpyR — protein sequence MSQLFSSPQNVLHLSSHVLGVGLAMLLAGIYGAYLYAGSLSIPALVSMHAMIILGPTLLKIGYVMRLLSQYRLNAPAVGAIA from the coding sequence ATGTCCCAACTCTTCAGCAGCCCTCAGAACGTTTTGCACCTGTCGAGTCACGTGCTCGGGGTGGGCCTGGCCATGCTGCTTGCCGGCATCTACGGCGCCTATCTGTACGCCGGCTCGCTATCAATCCCGGCATTGGTGTCGATGCATGCAATGATCATCCTTGGTCCGACCTTGCTGAAAATCGGTTATGTGATGCGGCTGCTGTCCCAGTATCGCCTCAACGCACCGGCAGTCGGAGCGATCGCTTGA
- a CDS encoding NnrS family protein: protein MRKLAAAPVFSLGFRPFFLAGAGFAAIAVALWAAWLYGHLSGTQPVGGMLAWHRHEMPFGFAGAIIAGFLLTAVPNWTGRPGLSGWPLIGLVLVWLLARLAWFLPISSSLLFVMEIPFLPLLAWVLGRDLVAACKRENYPILLMITLLAGCQALTLTGIVLDDADLQRHGVLAALWLIGALMSVIGGRVIPFFIQRGLNRPAAPAVNPLPGKMLMASAMLAAVSFAGGLNDVPRLWLAGLFGLMSALHVIRLWRWHDRGLWRVPLLWSLYLAYAWIVIATLAMTLWHAGLIHQQTLATHALAVGGIGGLILAMIARVRLGHTGRELKPSRMIVAGFIVLLAAGVCRVGLVAFSTNGLALSALLWCTAFGLFVWRYARILWRPRL from the coding sequence ATGCGCAAGTTGGCCGCTGCTCCCGTTTTCAGCCTGGGCTTTCGCCCGTTCTTTCTCGCCGGAGCGGGGTTCGCGGCGATTGCCGTGGCCCTCTGGGCCGCCTGGCTGTACGGCCATTTATCCGGTACGCAACCGGTGGGTGGCATGCTCGCCTGGCATCGGCATGAAATGCCCTTCGGTTTTGCCGGTGCGATCATTGCCGGGTTCCTGTTGACCGCAGTGCCGAACTGGACCGGTCGGCCGGGGCTCAGTGGTTGGCCGCTGATCGGGCTGGTGCTGGTATGGCTGCTGGCGCGTCTGGCGTGGTTCCTGCCGATTTCTTCGTCGCTGTTGTTCGTGATGGAAATTCCATTTCTGCCGCTGTTGGCCTGGGTGCTGGGGCGAGATCTGGTGGCTGCCTGCAAGCGCGAAAATTATCCGATTCTGTTGATGATCACGTTGCTGGCTGGCTGTCAGGCATTGACGCTGACCGGCATCGTCCTGGATGACGCCGATCTGCAACGGCACGGTGTGTTGGCCGCTTTGTGGTTGATCGGCGCGCTGATGAGTGTGATTGGCGGTCGTGTGATTCCGTTCTTCATCCAGCGTGGACTGAATCGTCCTGCCGCGCCTGCAGTGAACCCGTTACCCGGCAAAATGCTAATGGCTAGCGCCATGCTCGCGGCGGTTTCGTTTGCCGGTGGTTTGAATGATGTCCCCCGGCTTTGGCTGGCCGGTTTGTTTGGATTGATGAGCGCGCTGCATGTGATACGCCTGTGGCGCTGGCATGATCGGGGACTGTGGCGGGTGCCGTTGTTGTGGTCGTTGTATCTGGCCTATGCCTGGATTGTGATCGCGACGCTGGCCATGACGCTGTGGCATGCCGGTTTGATCCATCAGCAAACCCTGGCCACTCATGCGCTGGCGGTAGGCGGTATTGGCGGGTTGATCCTGGCGATGATCGCGCGGGTCCGTCTCGGTCATACCGGGCGTGAGTTGAAACCGTCCAGGATGATCGTGGCGGGTTTTATCGTGCTGCTGGCGGCCGGGGTGTGCCGGGTTGGGCTGGTGGCATTTTCCACTAATGGGTTGGCGCTGTCGGCGCTTCTCTGGTGTACGGCGTTTGGCCTGTTCGTGTGGCGTTATGCCAGGATACTGTGGCGTCCGAGGCTCTAA
- a CDS encoding (2Fe-2S)-binding protein, with the protein MLTLNINGQDQELDVPADMPLLWVLRDVAHLTGTKFGCGIAQCGACTVHVDGAPLRSCITPATAVAHGQKILTIEGLSADGSHPVQQAWAELDVVQCGYCQSGQIMSAAALLAKIPQPTDSDIDQALSGNICRCGTYPRIRAAVKRAAELG; encoded by the coding sequence ATGCTCACCCTGAACATCAATGGCCAGGATCAGGAGCTGGATGTCCCCGCCGACATGCCGCTGCTCTGGGTCTTGCGCGATGTTGCCCACCTCACCGGCACCAAGTTCGGCTGTGGCATCGCCCAATGCGGGGCCTGCACCGTGCACGTCGATGGCGCGCCGCTGCGCTCCTGCATCACGCCGGCCACGGCCGTGGCCCACGGGCAAAAGATTCTTACCATCGAGGGCCTGTCTGCGGATGGTTCGCACCCGGTGCAACAGGCTTGGGCGGAACTTGACGTGGTCCAGTGTGGTTACTGCCAGTCCGGGCAGATCATGTCGGCGGCGGCGTTGCTGGCGAAGATTCCGCAACCGACCGACAGCGACATCGATCAGGCGCTGTCCGGCAACATCTGCCGTTGCGGCACTTACCCGCGGATCCGCGCGGCGGTCAAACGCGCCGCCGAGCTGGGTTGA
- a CDS encoding xanthine dehydrogenase family protein molybdopterin-binding subunit, with amino-acid sequence MNSINALSRRGFLKGSAVLGGGLVVAFAMPGAHRFAMGAENQGNVFAPNAFLRIGNDNSVTVLLGHSEMGQGIWTGLTMLIAEELDADWSKIRVEHSPASAADYGLSGFGGMQITGGSTSTWMEFDRYRQAGAAARLMLIDAAAKRFNVAPSEIHTESGVVIAGEHRASYGELADDAGQLPRPDPASIKLKDAKDWRLIGKPTRRLDTPEKITGRAKFGMDVQFDGLMTAMVARSPTFGGSVKSFEGAEALAIPGVHKVVQVPTGIAVIADHFWAAKLGRDALKIEWNPGPNAGLDSQALLESFRKLATTPGINAGQAGDTLAALAKATRRIDVEYSVPYLAHAPMEPLNCTVSITQDKCEIWTGTQFQTLDQMVAGKITGLKPEQVVIHTEFLGGGFGRRANPTSDFVSEAVYVAKAAGAPVKTVWAREDDIRGGYYRSAFLHHARIGLGADGLPLAWKHVMVGQSIMAGTSLEASMVKDGIDKTSVEGVADSPYLEGLANHQIELHSPKTGISVLWLRSVGHTHTAFVMESLIDELATAAGKDPVEYRRTLLRDHPRHLGVLNLAVEKANWKAPLPDGHALGVAVHESFGSYVAQVAEVSQDNLAIRVHRVVCAVDCGIAVNPQSIAAQMESCITFGLSFALHSKLTLKDGQVVQSNYHDYQVLRLNEMPVVEVHIVPSSDKPGGIGEAGVPPMAPAVANAVFALTGQRLRELPLQLSGV; translated from the coding sequence ATGAACAGCATCAACGCGTTATCGCGTCGTGGTTTTCTCAAGGGCAGTGCCGTGCTGGGCGGTGGGCTGGTGGTGGCGTTTGCCATGCCCGGCGCCCACCGTTTCGCCATGGGCGCGGAGAACCAGGGCAACGTGTTTGCACCCAACGCCTTCCTGCGCATTGGCAACGACAACAGCGTCACCGTGTTGCTCGGTCACTCGGAAATGGGCCAGGGCATCTGGACCGGGCTGACCATGCTGATTGCCGAAGAACTGGACGCCGACTGGTCGAAGATCCGCGTCGAGCATTCCCCGGCCTCGGCCGCCGATTACGGCCTGTCTGGTTTTGGCGGGATGCAAATCACCGGCGGCTCGACCTCGACCTGGATGGAGTTCGACCGCTATCGCCAGGCCGGCGCGGCGGCGCGCTTGATGTTGATCGACGCGGCGGCCAAGCGTTTCAACGTCGCACCGTCCGAGATTCATACAGAGTCGGGGGTGGTCATTGCCGGTGAACACCGTGCCAGCTATGGCGAATTGGCCGATGACGCCGGGCAGTTGCCACGACCGGACCCGGCCTCGATCAAACTCAAGGACGCGAAGGACTGGCGGCTGATCGGCAAACCCACCAGGCGCCTGGACACACCGGAGAAAATCACCGGCCGGGCGAAGTTCGGCATGGACGTGCAGTTTGACGGGCTGATGACCGCGATGGTCGCCCGTTCACCCACCTTCGGCGGCAGCGTCAAATCCTTTGAAGGCGCCGAAGCGCTGGCGATTCCGGGGGTGCACAAAGTGGTGCAAGTGCCGACGGGAATCGCGGTGATTGCCGATCATTTTTGGGCGGCGAAGCTGGGGCGCGATGCGCTGAAAATCGAGTGGAATCCAGGGCCGAACGCCGGGCTCGACAGCCAAGCGTTGCTGGAGAGTTTCCGCAAACTCGCCACCACCCCCGGCATCAACGCCGGTCAGGCGGGGGATACCCTGGCTGCGCTGGCGAAAGCGACCAGGAGGATCGACGTTGAATACAGCGTGCCTTACCTGGCCCACGCGCCGATGGAGCCGCTGAACTGCACGGTGAGCATCACCCAGGATAAATGCGAAATCTGGACCGGCACCCAGTTCCAGACCCTGGACCAGATGGTCGCCGGGAAAATCACCGGGCTCAAACCGGAACAGGTGGTGATCCATACCGAATTTCTCGGCGGCGGCTTCGGGCGCCGGGCCAATCCGACTTCGGACTTCGTCAGCGAAGCGGTGTATGTCGCCAAGGCCGCCGGTGCACCGGTGAAAACCGTGTGGGCGCGGGAAGACGACATCCGCGGCGGCTATTACCGCTCGGCGTTCCTGCACCATGCGCGTATCGGGCTGGGCGCCGACGGCCTGCCGCTGGCCTGGAAACATGTGATGGTCGGGCAGTCGATCATGGCCGGAACCTCGCTCGAAGCGAGCATGGTCAAGGACGGGATCGACAAGACCTCCGTCGAAGGCGTGGCCGACAGCCCTTACCTCGAAGGACTGGCCAATCACCAGATCGAACTGCACTCACCGAAAACCGGCATCAGCGTGTTGTGGCTGCGTTCGGTGGGGCACACCCACACCGCGTTTGTCATGGAGTCGCTGATCGATGAACTGGCCACGGCGGCCGGCAAGGATCCGGTGGAATATCGGCGCACCTTGCTCAGGGATCATCCGCGCCACCTCGGTGTGCTGAACCTCGCGGTGGAGAAGGCCAACTGGAAGGCGCCGCTGCCGGATGGCCATGCCTTGGGTGTGGCGGTGCATGAGTCGTTCGGCAGTTACGTGGCCCAGGTGGCCGAGGTGTCCCAGGACAACCTCGCCATCCGTGTGCACCGGGTGGTGTGTGCGGTGGACTGCGGCATTGCGGTCAACCCGCAGAGCATCGCCGCGCAGATGGAGTCGTGCATCACCTTTGGCCTGAGCTTCGCCTTGCACAGCAAGCTGACGCTCAAGGACGGGCAGGTGGTGCAGTCCAACTATCACGACTATCAGGTGCTGCGGCTCAACGAAATGCCGGTGGTCGAAGTGCATATCGTGCCCAGCAGCGACAAACCCGGCGGTATCGGCGAAGCCGGTGTGCCACCCATGGCGCCGGCGGTGGCCAACGCGGTGTTTGCCTTGACCGGGCAGCGCCTGCGGGAACTGCCCTTGCAGCTATCGGGGGTGTGA
- a CDS encoding GGDEF domain-containing protein yields MLISGKTGKTGRSANPLLTPQQERERLRNLARQAEQELAGVQMASMDELTLLSNRHGFTELARLGLEACRELETSATLLYFSLDEFKHICYLYGRAKGDDALKTFADVLRIGFRENDVVGRLEGDRFVALLTGSTAVEIAAIKARLNEILDERNATAHRSYDIRFSVTQVEYDPIVHDSIEELLGEAERVMSR; encoded by the coding sequence ATGTTGATCTCAGGCAAAACGGGCAAAACGGGCCGATCCGCAAACCCGTTGCTTACGCCACAGCAAGAACGTGAACGGCTGCGCAACCTGGCTCGCCAGGCCGAGCAAGAACTGGCAGGCGTGCAGATGGCGAGCATGGATGAGCTGACGCTGCTGTCCAATCGCCACGGCTTCACCGAACTGGCCCGGCTCGGGCTGGAGGCTTGCCGGGAGCTGGAGACGTCGGCAACGCTGCTGTACTTCAGCCTCGATGAATTCAAACACATCTGCTATCTGTATGGCCGGGCCAAAGGTGACGATGCGCTCAAGACGTTCGCCGATGTCCTGCGGATCGGCTTTCGTGAAAACGATGTGGTCGGCCGGCTCGAAGGCGACCGGTTCGTGGCGCTGCTGACCGGTTCCACTGCCGTGGAGATTGCGGCGATCAAGGCACGGCTCAATGAGATACTCGACGAGCGCAACGCCACGGCGCATCGCAGTTATGACATTCGGTTCAGTGTTACCCAGGTCGAATATGACCCCATTGTTCATGACTCAATCGAGGAACTGCTGGGTGAGGCCGAGCGGGTGATGAGCCGTTAG
- a CDS encoding VOC family protein: MQLSPFHLAIPVYDLPAARHFYGSVFGLEEGRSSEHWVDFNFFGHQLVIHLAPKNPSQEAAHTNAVDGHDVPVPHFGVVLGMAEWEALAERLKSLGTRFVIEPGIRFQGLVGEQATMFLFDPCGNALEFKAFKDIGQLFAK; this comes from the coding sequence ATGCAACTGTCCCCTTTTCACTTGGCCATCCCGGTCTACGACTTGCCGGCCGCCCGACATTTCTATGGTTCAGTGTTTGGCCTGGAAGAAGGTCGTTCCAGCGAGCATTGGGTGGATTTCAATTTCTTCGGCCATCAACTGGTGATTCACCTGGCACCGAAAAACCCTTCGCAGGAAGCCGCGCACACCAATGCCGTGGATGGTCACGATGTGCCAGTGCCGCATTTTGGCGTGGTGCTCGGAATGGCCGAGTGGGAGGCGCTGGCCGAGCGGTTGAAATCGCTGGGGACGCGCTTCGTGATCGAGCCGGGAATTCGTTTTCAGGGGCTGGTGGGTGAACAGGCGACGATGTTTCTGTTTGACCCTTGCGGGAATGCGCTGGAGTTCAAGGCGTTCAAGGACATTGGGCAGTTGTTTGCCAAATAG
- a CDS encoding LysR family transcriptional regulator — MLRELKTFIAVARYGTFAAAGMHIGLTQSAVSAQIRNLEQALGIRLFDRTGRQALLNAAGQRALPMAREMLETFSRMAVSDDVSEYRGELKIGAVATVQTGLLPQALLKLRQQAPLLEPKLVPGVSLNLLSQVDTGEVDLAILIKPPFDLPKELFAQVIRREPFVLIVPADLDGDDPLQLLAEHPHVRYDRNSFGGRLVTRFLRERQIEVQVALELDELEAIVKMVECGLGVSLLPEAGLWLEHGAKVRVIRLGELTFYREIILLQRYSQRNQPIQRLFANCLIQH; from the coding sequence ATGCTGCGAGAACTGAAAACCTTTATCGCCGTGGCGCGTTACGGCACCTTCGCCGCGGCCGGCATGCACATCGGCCTGACGCAATCGGCAGTCAGCGCGCAGATTCGCAATCTGGAACAGGCCCTTGGCATCCGTCTGTTCGACCGCACCGGGCGCCAGGCGCTGCTCAATGCGGCGGGGCAACGAGCGTTGCCGATGGCCAGGGAAATGCTCGAGACCTTCAGCCGCATGGCCGTCAGTGACGATGTCAGTGAGTACCGTGGCGAATTGAAAATCGGCGCGGTGGCGACGGTGCAGACCGGCCTGCTGCCCCAGGCATTGTTGAAATTGCGCCAACAGGCACCCTTGCTGGAACCCAAGCTGGTGCCCGGGGTGTCACTGAACCTGCTGAGCCAGGTGGACACCGGAGAAGTGGACCTGGCGATCCTGATCAAGCCGCCTTTTGACTTGCCCAAGGAGTTGTTCGCGCAGGTGATTCGCCGGGAGCCCTTCGTGCTGATCGTGCCGGCGGATCTGGACGGTGATGATCCGTTACAACTGCTCGCTGAGCACCCTCATGTGCGCTACGACCGCAATTCGTTTGGCGGGCGGCTGGTGACGCGGTTTCTGCGGGAACGGCAGATCGAGGTGCAGGTGGCGCTTGAGCTGGATGAACTGGAGGCGATTGTGAAAATGGTCGAGTGTGGCTTGGGGGTTTCCCTGTTGCCGGAAGCCGGGTTATGGCTTGAGCATGGGGCGAAAGTCAGGGTGATCCGCTTAGGCGAGCTGACCTTCTATCGAGAGATTATCTTGTTGCAGCGTTACAGCCAGCGTAATCAGCCGATTCAGCGGTTGTTTGCCAACTGCCTGATTCAACACTGA
- the fabI gene encoding enoyl-ACP reductase FabI, protein MGFLAGKRVLIVGVASKLSIASGIAAAMHREGAELAFTYQNDKLKGRVEEFAQGWGSSPELCFPCDVASDEEIAKVFEALSKKWDGLDCIVHSVGFAPGDQLDGDFTEATTREGFRIAHDISAYSFVALAKAGREMMKGRNGSLLTLSYLGAERTMPNYNVMGMAKASLEAGVRYLAGSLGPDGTRVNCVSAGPIRTLAASGIKNFRKMLAANEAQTPLRRNVTIEEVGNAGAFLCSDLASGISGEIMYVDGGFNTTAMGSLEE, encoded by the coding sequence ATGGGTTTTCTCGCCGGTAAGCGCGTACTGATCGTCGGTGTCGCCAGCAAACTGTCCATCGCATCCGGCATCGCTGCCGCCATGCATCGCGAGGGCGCTGAGCTTGCCTTCACTTATCAGAACGACAAACTCAAGGGTCGTGTCGAAGAGTTCGCACAAGGCTGGGGCTCGAGCCCTGAGCTGTGCTTCCCGTGCGACGTGGCCAGCGATGAAGAAATCGCCAAGGTCTTCGAAGCGCTGAGCAAGAAGTGGGACGGCCTGGACTGCATCGTGCACTCCGTCGGCTTCGCCCCGGGCGACCAACTGGACGGCGACTTCACCGAAGCCACCACCCGTGAAGGTTTCCGCATCGCTCACGACATCAGCGCCTACAGCTTCGTGGCCCTGGCCAAGGCCGGCCGCGAAATGATGAAAGGCCGCAACGGCAGCCTGCTGACCCTGTCGTACCTGGGCGCCGAGCGCACCATGCCGAACTACAACGTGATGGGCATGGCCAAGGCTTCCCTGGAAGCCGGCGTACGTTACCTGGCCGGCTCCCTGGGCCCGGACGGTACTCGCGTCAACTGCGTATCGGCTGGCCCGATCCGCACCCTCGCCGCTTCCGGCATCAAGAACTTCCGCAAGATGCTGGCCGCCAACGAAGCGCAAACCCCGCTGCGCCGCAACGTCACCATCGAAGAAGTCGGCAACGCCGGCGCCTTCCTGTGCTCGGACCTGGCGTCCGGCATCAGCGGTGAAATCATGTACGTGGACGGCGGTTTCAACACCACGGCCATGGGCAGCCTCGAAGAGTAA